Part of the bacterium genome, CGGCCATCCCCTTCAGTCTGGAGAAGCCGACAGCGGTTACCCTTAGCATCCACGACATCAGCGGGCGACTCGTGCGCACCCTCGCGGATGCCCAGAGCTTCTCCGCCGGACGGTCCGAACTGGTATGGGACGGACT contains:
- a CDS encoding T9SS type A sorting domain-containing protein, which codes for AIPFSLEKPTAVTLSIHDISGRLVRTLADAQSFSAGRSELVWDGLDAAGLAAPSGVYFYRLETAAGAAARPMLLVK